The Branchiostoma floridae strain S238N-H82 chromosome 8, Bfl_VNyyK, whole genome shotgun sequence genome has a segment encoding these proteins:
- the LOC118421305 gene encoding uncharacterized protein LOC118421305: MLICHMSVCAPVSSLYRQQTPRANKGYKQEHAVKDEAPRDPSRKAEIVYVPMPPRCKTTECMPIRKTKDFGDFWEITVTDYKGVCHFEVGCGAHHSGRKVFRPLLKYFAGDNVEGISLGGITAPLFFNYQGVVLMESGEEGSCSLPYEVCLPLPKAFRHREKIATLNNHTNLYTRAEVKAYITRVHEYPLLARTIREHGLHLMGRLDEEGVRYDKEALLAFTYDDYFTPPSQRVSYVGFGNPITGNKQT, encoded by the exons ATGCTTATATGTCACATGTCTGTCTGTGCGCCAGTCTCATCTCTTTATCGTCAGCAGACACCAAGAGCAAACAAGGGGTACAAACAAGAACATGCCGTAAAGGACGAGGCACCGCGAGATCCCTCGAGAAAAGCCGAGATCGTGTACGTCCCGATGCCGCCTAGATGCAAGACGACCGAATGCATGCCGATCAGGAAGACCAAGGACTTCGGCGACTTCTGGGAGATAACTGTAACAGATT ACAAGGGTGTGTGCCACTTTGAAGTTGGTTGTGGTGCTCATCACTCAGGAAGGAAGGTTTTTCGCCCCCTTCTAAAGTACTTCGCCGGAGACAATGTCGAGGGAATTTCCCTTGGCGGTATTACGGCACCTTTGTTCTTCAAT TACCAAGGCGTTGTACTGATGGAGTCCGGTGAAGAAGGGAGCTGCAGCTTACCATATGAAGTTTGTCTTCCGCTGCCAAAGGCTTTCCGGCACAGAGAGAAGATTGCAACTCTGAATAACCAC ACAAACTTGTATACTCGAGCGGAGGTCAAGGCGTACATCACGAGAGTTCACGAGTACCCACTTCTCGCGAGAACGATCCGAGAACACGGGCTGCATCTCATGGGTCGTCTTGACGAGGAAGGAGTCAGATACGACAAG GAGGCGCTGTTAGCCTTCACATATGACGACTACTTCACACCGCCGAGCCAGAGAGTCAGCTATGTAGGCTTCGGCAACCCCATCACCGGGAATAAGCAGACTTAA